From a single Carassius auratus strain Wakin chromosome 38, ASM336829v1, whole genome shotgun sequence genomic region:
- the LOC113057229 gene encoding calmodulin yields the protein MADQLTEEQIAEFKEAFSLFDKDGDGTITTKELGTVMRSLGQNPTEAELQDMINEVDADGNGTIDFPEFLTMMARKMKDTDSEEEIREAFRVFDKDGNGYISAAELRHVMTNLGEKLTDEEVDEMIREADIDGDGQVNYEEFVQMMTAK from the exons ATG GCTGACCAGTTGACAGAAGAGCAGATTGCCG AATTCAAAGAGGCTTTCTCACTGTTTGACAAGGACGGCGATGGCACCATCACGACCAAAGAGCTGGGGACGGTCATGCGCTCGCTCGGACAGAATCCAACAGAGGCCGAGCTGCAGGACATGATCAATGAAGTGGATGCTGATG GAAATGGGACGATAGACTTCCCCGAGTTCCTGACCATGATGGCGAGGAAGATGAAGGACACAGACAGCGAGGAGGAGATCAGAGAAGCGTTCCGTGTCTTTGATAAG GATGGGAATGGTTACATCAGTGCGGCTGAACTGCGTCACGTCATGACCAACCTCGGAGAGAAGCTGACCGATGAAGAGGTTGATGAGATGATCAGAGAAGCAGACATTGATGGAGACGGACAGGTTAACTACGAAG AATTTGTACAGATGATGACGGCGAAATGA